GATTTACAAAAGAATAAAGCTATGTTGAGATCCTACAAACTATTACTCGCCTCTTTTTTGATATTGGCATCGTCGAACTTATGGGCCACCCACAACCGCGCCGGAGACATTGCTGTTGAAGTTGTCGGTGATTGCACCTCCAGCCTGACGGTAAAAGCCACTATAACCACCTACACTAAGGCGAGTAGCTTTTCCGTTGACCGGGATACTTTGGAATTGTGCTGGGGCGATGGCACCTGCATCATGGTGGGCAGGACCAACGGTCCCGGTAGTCCGCCACAGGGACAATTGCTGGAAAACGATACCAAGAAAAACATTTATATCGGCTACCACACCTATACCGCCAGGGGACAATATACGATCTCCATGCTGGACCCCAACAGGAATGCAGGCATCCTCAACGTAAACTATCCCAATTCTGACCAGATCACTTTTTTCATACAAACGGTTTACACCATGCCCAACCCAAATACCATCGGGTGTAACCAAACGCCTATCCTGAGTCAGCCTCCGGTTGATGTAGGCTGTGTAGGGCAAAAATTTACCCATAACCCCAATGCTTACGACCCTGACCCGAATGATAGCCTGGCTTACCGGCTTACCATCCCGTTGCAGGACGTGGGATTGATCGTGCCCAATTATAATTATCCCAGTCAGATCATGCCAGGGGTAAACAACAGCATCACTATAAACGAGAAAACGGGAGATATTTGCTGGGATGCCCCGCAACAGGCCGGGGAATACAATATTGCCTTGCTCATTATTTCCTACAGGAATGGAGTGGCCATCGATACCGTGCTTCGGGATATGCAGATCCGTATTTTTGACCAGTGCGACAATGCGCCCCCGATTGTGGAAACGCCTTTCGATGATATTTGTGTCGTAGCCGGAACCCTTGTTGAATTTGATGTGATCGCCACGGCCCCGCTTTTTGAATCAGATCAGCGGGTGAGGCTCACTGCCCTTGGCGCGCCCTTTGTCCAGCAATACAGCCCGGCGACTTTTGAAGTGGAAAACTTCCTTTGGGAGGAGGATCCGGTTATCAAAACATTCAGATGGCAAACTTCCTGTGAGCATATTTCCAGTCAGTACTATTCGGTAGTATTTAAGGCAGTGGACGACTTTTTCTCCAATGATTCCGGCCTGGCTACCTTGAAAACGGTGCGCATAAAAGTGGTGGGACCGCCCCCTGAAGATGTCCAGGCAGAGGCTTCTTCCAACAAGGTGAACCTCAGCTGGGGCAAACCTTACGATTGCGAGGATGCCGCCGAAAACTATTTCCAGGGCTTCACGATTTGGCGCAGGAACGGATCCAATAATTTCACTGTTGACACCTGTGAACCAGGACTGGAGGGGAAAGGGTACACCAAAATTAATACCAACCTGATCCTGAATGTTCTGGACGACAGGTACGCTTTCACAGATGAGAACGTGGAAGCGGGAAGAACTTATTGTTACCGGATATTGGCTCAGTTTGCCCTGACCACCCCCGACGGGTTAAATACCTACAACAAAGTGGAAAGCCTTCCTTCCATGGAAGTTTGTGTGCAGATCGGGCGGGATGTCCCCCTGATCACTAAGGTGGATGTTTTGAGTACCGATGCCTTCTCAGGCAGCATGAACGTTTGTTGGTCCAAACCGAAAATTCCGGATCTTGACACCTTGTTACATCCGGGGCCTTATGTTTACGAGGTGCTGCGTGCCCTCGGGCAAACGGAGGATGAAAATGCTTTTCAGCCTATCGGCGTCTCTTTCACCAGCCCGACTTTTACTGCGGCCAATGATACCTGCTTTATAGATACCGGGCTCAATACCCAGGATAATCCATACAGTTATATGATCCGGTTTACGGCCAACGGTGAACTCATAGGAACCACCAAAACAGCGTCCTCCATTTTCCTCACCAGTTTTGCTACGGATAATACCAATGAGTTGAGTTGGAGCGAGCTGGTGCCGTGGGACAATTATCAATACACCATTTACCGTAAGAATCCCTCAGGCGTGACCTTTGATTCCATTGCGGTAACCGGGGATTCTTTTTATAATGATGAAAATCTCGTCAACGGGTTTGAATATTGCTACAAAATCAGGAGCCAAGGCACCTATAAT
This sequence is a window from Lewinellaceae bacterium. Protein-coding genes within it:
- a CDS encoding gliding motility-associated C-terminal domain-containing protein, which produces MLRSYKLLLASFLILASSNLWATHNRAGDIAVEVVGDCTSSLTVKATITTYTKASSFSVDRDTLELCWGDGTCIMVGRTNGPGSPPQGQLLENDTKKNIYIGYHTYTARGQYTISMLDPNRNAGILNVNYPNSDQITFFIQTVYTMPNPNTIGCNQTPILSQPPVDVGCVGQKFTHNPNAYDPDPNDSLAYRLTIPLQDVGLIVPNYNYPSQIMPGVNNSITINEKTGDICWDAPQQAGEYNIALLIISYRNGVAIDTVLRDMQIRIFDQCDNAPPIVETPFDDICVVAGTLVEFDVIATAPLFESDQRVRLTALGAPFVQQYSPATFEVENFLWEEDPVIKTFRWQTSCEHISSQYYSVVFKAVDDFFSNDSGLATLKTVRIKVVGPPPEDVQAEASSNKVNLSWGKPYDCEDAAENYFQGFTIWRRNGSNNFTVDTCEPGLEGKGYTKINTNLILNVLDDRYAFTDENVEAGRTYCYRILAQFALTTPDGLNTYNKVESLPSMEVCVQIGRDVPLITKVDVLSTDAFSGSMNVCWSKPKIPDLDTLLHPGPYVYEVLRALGQTEDENAFQPIGVSFTSPTFTAANDTCFIDTGLNTQDNPYSYMIRFTANGELIGTTKTASSIFLTSFATDNTNELSWSELVPWDNYQYTIYRKNPSGVTFDSIAVTGDSFYNDENLVNGFEYCYKIRSQGTYNIPEIVDPLINFSQELCSIPMDNVAPCAPTLIVENICDLGFNCSEVTQLANTLIWTNPIDICEETDDVTGYYIYYAPTEGAGFTKIAVIEDSGLLEFEHTPEIGIAGCYYVTAIDTLLNESMGSDTICVDNCPFYELPNTFTPNADNQNDVYKPFPYCFIERVDFKVFNRWGELIFETEDPDLNWDGTNLRGADVSEGVYYYNCQVYEQRVNGITIRPEILKGYIEVIR